A DNA window from Chryseobacterium sp. MEBOG06 contains the following coding sequences:
- the rsgA gene encoding ribosome small subunit-dependent GTPase A has product MKGKIIKSTGSWYQVLELDTNRIFEARIRGKFKLIKTRLTNPLAVGDFVEFQLEQDDIAWITKIEPRHNYLIRKSVNLSKEAHIIASNIDLACFIFTLKHPETSLGFLDRFLACCEAYNIKPLILFNKIDVLHEEEIEIVKDVEFIYQEIGYNTLEISSYSQLNLDQLQELLKDKTSVFFGHSGCGKSTLVNALQPGLNLKTSEISDTHLKGKHTTTFAQMHFWHFGGNVIDTPGVREFAMIDIQKEEVQHYFPEIFKKREECKFHNCLHVNEPKCAVIDALETEEIQHSRYATYIKLMDEAEEASQK; this is encoded by the coding sequence ATGAAAGGAAAAATCATTAAATCTACAGGAAGTTGGTATCAGGTTTTGGAATTGGATACAAACAGAATTTTCGAAGCCAGAATCAGGGGGAAATTTAAATTAATTAAAACTAGGCTTACCAATCCGCTTGCTGTAGGAGATTTTGTTGAGTTTCAACTGGAACAGGATGATATTGCATGGATTACTAAAATAGAACCACGGCATAATTATCTGATCAGAAAATCTGTAAACCTTTCAAAAGAGGCTCATATTATTGCTTCCAATATTGATTTGGCCTGTTTTATTTTTACACTGAAACACCCTGAAACCTCTCTGGGATTTCTGGATAGATTTCTTGCCTGCTGTGAGGCTTATAACATAAAACCGCTGATTCTCTTTAATAAAATCGACGTTCTTCATGAAGAAGAAATTGAAATCGTAAAAGATGTGGAATTTATTTATCAGGAAATAGGGTACAATACACTGGAAATTTCTTCGTATTCTCAATTGAACCTTGATCAGCTTCAGGAGCTTCTTAAAGATAAAACTTCCGTATTCTTCGGCCATTCAGGCTGTGGAAAATCAACATTAGTAAATGCATTGCAACCAGGATTAAACCTGAAAACTTCGGAGATTTCCGATACTCACCTAAAAGGAAAACATACAACAACATTTGCTCAGATGCATTTCTGGCATTTTGGAGGAAATGTTATTGATACTCCTGGTGTTCGTGAATTTGCGATGATCGATATTCAGAAAGAAGAAGTTCAGCATTATTTCCCTGAAATTTTCAAAAAAAGGGAAGAATGCAAATTTCACAATTGCCTCCACGTGAACGAGCCAAAGTGCGCGGTTATTGATGCACTTGAAACTGAAGAAATTCAGCATTCCCGATATGCCACTTACATTAAGCTAATGGACGAAGCAGAAGAAGCTTCTCAGAAATAA
- a CDS encoding alpha-L-fucosidase: protein MKNGLIKAVFLGLIVSAKSIDAQVQSVENSNKMEWFKNAKLGIFIHWGIYSVNGISESWSFFNNYINHDNYMKQLNGFSASKYQPEQWVNLIKESGAKYAVITTKHHDGISLWNSKAENATTIPHNSLAKKDVLSPFISSLKNSGLKTGLYFSLPDWSHPYYDINTRTKKRYEIKNDPKRWQNFIQYYQTQLTELSTQYKPDLLWFDGDWEHTSEEWESSQTLNLLKKYNSNIIINSRLNNHGDYDTPEQGIPVTAPLHPYWELCYTMNDSWGYQPYDTHYKTPNMIIRTLADVISMGGNLLLDIGPKSDGTLPEKQVEILKNLGRWTSKNKKAVYETDHGIPFENYKGKSGLSASKKSLFLYLEEVKSFTKIYGLATKPSSASIIGDDQAVIDMDYNHEKTLTLNFSKVKFDKDVTVVELVFDIPSIFLTDFKNEAIPLHQLLENKNTKLAVYDLINSFQNTDNLLSFSGLTSGGLDIKIKKTAKTNPEIINWISKNAEAIFETEKGLPGGHYSGMSALSKDKQTLYLFVEGIPSGPIAVKGIKNEISRIRIVGEGTLLSHDIYNKLYWSDRPGIIYIDIPKEKIDKNMTVIAVLLNKPLELYREKVGAIENNL from the coding sequence ATGAAAAATGGTCTGATTAAAGCTGTTTTCCTTGGATTGATCGTATCAGCAAAAAGTATCGATGCGCAGGTTCAGTCAGTTGAAAACAGCAATAAAATGGAATGGTTCAAAAATGCCAAACTGGGAATTTTTATTCATTGGGGAATTTACTCCGTGAACGGAATCTCTGAATCCTGGTCATTCTTCAACAATTATATTAATCATGATAATTATATGAAACAGCTGAATGGTTTTTCAGCTTCAAAATATCAGCCTGAACAATGGGTAAACCTGATTAAAGAATCGGGGGCCAAATACGCAGTCATTACGACAAAACATCATGACGGTATTTCCCTTTGGAACTCTAAAGCAGAAAATGCGACTACTATTCCTCATAATTCTTTAGCAAAAAAAGATGTTTTAAGTCCTTTCATTTCTTCTCTTAAAAATTCAGGATTGAAGACGGGGCTTTACTTTTCACTTCCGGACTGGAGTCATCCTTATTACGACATCAACACGCGGACAAAAAAACGTTATGAAATAAAAAATGACCCAAAACGATGGCAGAATTTTATTCAATATTATCAAACTCAGCTTACAGAGCTTTCAACTCAATACAAGCCCGATCTGTTATGGTTTGACGGAGATTGGGAACATACTTCTGAAGAATGGGAATCTTCCCAGACCCTGAATCTTCTTAAAAAATACAATTCCAATATTATTATCAATTCCAGGCTCAATAATCATGGAGACTATGATACTCCTGAACAGGGTATTCCGGTTACTGCTCCTCTGCATCCGTACTGGGAGCTTTGCTATACCATGAATGACTCCTGGGGATATCAACCTTACGACACTCATTACAAAACGCCTAATATGATCATCCGCACACTGGCAGATGTCATCAGTATGGGAGGCAATCTTCTTCTTGATATCGGGCCAAAATCTGATGGAACCTTACCTGAAAAACAGGTCGAAATATTAAAAAACCTAGGCAGATGGACTTCTAAGAACAAAAAAGCGGTCTATGAAACAGACCACGGAATTCCGTTTGAAAATTATAAAGGAAAATCAGGTTTATCAGCCTCAAAAAAATCGCTGTTCCTTTATCTGGAAGAAGTTAAAAGTTTTACAAAGATCTATGGATTGGCAACGAAACCCAGCTCAGCAAGTATCATTGGAGATGATCAGGCTGTAATTGACATGGATTATAATCATGAAAAAACGCTGACGCTGAACTTCTCAAAAGTTAAGTTTGACAAAGATGTCACTGTTGTAGAATTGGTTTTTGATATTCCATCCATTTTCCTCACAGATTTTAAAAATGAAGCAATACCACTCCATCAGCTTCTGGAAAATAAAAACACTAAATTGGCTGTATATGATTTAATCAATAGCTTTCAGAATACAGATAATCTTCTTAGTTTTTCCGGACTTACCAGTGGCGGCCTTGATATAAAGATTAAGAAAACAGCTAAAACCAATCCTGAAATAATAAACTGGATCAGTAAAAATGCGGAGGCTATTTTTGAAACGGAAAAAGGGTTACCTGGAGGTCATTATTCAGGAATGAGTGCTCTTTCAAAAGATAAACAGACGCTCTATCTTTTCGTTGAAGGAATTCCTTCTGGGCCCATTGCTGTAAAAGGAATAAAAAACGAAATTTCAAGAATTAGAATTGTAGGTGAAGGAACATTACTGTCTCACGATATCTACAATAAACTTTACTGGAGTGACAGGCCTGGTATTATTTATATTGATATTCCGAAAGAAAAGATTGATAAAAATATGACTGTGATTGCCGTCTTGCTAAATAAACCTCTTGAACTTTACAGAGAAAAGGTAGGCGCTATTGAAAACAATCTTTAG
- a CDS encoding DUF692 family multinuclear iron-containing protein yields the protein MTKPLLGLSMMPETDFVSAVLPLLESSSVDVLEWSFDTFYDAKEPAWLNELLNFYSENNRLIGHGVYYSLFDAIWTERQEIWLKKLKEEVHKRNYNHITEHFGFMNTENFHQGVPLPISLHPKTLQIGKDRLYRLQDTVNIPVGIENLAFSFCIDDVKEQGVFLDQLVEDTNGFLILDLHNIYCQACNFDVGMQEIISLYPLHKVKEIHLSGGSWQESAYGKKQIRRDTHDDLIPEEIVSILPSVLAQCPDLEYIIIERLGSTIKTDSQKKDFFNDFKKVEKITEASDHQICKKDNWLKKTVEFPEKPIEDLILYEEQTRLTKLLFDSKGSGIIKEESFHYFKTENWDPEMIRTASNIIKNWNPY from the coding sequence ATGACAAAGCCACTATTGGGATTATCAATGATGCCGGAAACAGATTTTGTTTCTGCTGTTTTGCCACTGTTAGAGTCCAGTTCTGTGGATGTACTGGAGTGGTCATTTGATACTTTTTATGATGCAAAAGAGCCTGCCTGGCTGAATGAATTACTGAATTTTTATTCAGAAAATAACCGCCTGATCGGACATGGTGTTTATTACTCATTATTTGATGCCATATGGACCGAAAGGCAGGAGATTTGGCTTAAAAAATTAAAAGAAGAAGTTCATAAAAGAAATTATAATCATATCACCGAACATTTCGGTTTTATGAATACTGAAAATTTTCATCAGGGCGTACCTCTGCCCATATCCTTACACCCTAAAACATTACAGATTGGAAAAGACAGACTCTACAGGCTTCAGGATACCGTTAATATCCCTGTAGGCATAGAAAATCTGGCATTTTCCTTTTGCATAGATGATGTGAAGGAACAGGGAGTTTTTCTGGATCAGCTTGTAGAGGATACAAATGGTTTTCTTATTCTAGATCTTCATAATATCTATTGTCAGGCTTGTAATTTTGATGTTGGTATGCAGGAGATTATCAGTTTGTACCCTTTGCATAAAGTTAAGGAAATTCATCTTTCCGGGGGAAGCTGGCAGGAAAGTGCCTATGGAAAAAAGCAGATCAGGAGAGATACCCATGATGATCTTATTCCCGAAGAAATTGTATCTATTCTGCCTTCTGTACTGGCTCAGTGTCCTGATTTGGAATATATAATCATAGAAAGGCTGGGGAGTACAATAAAAACAGACAGTCAAAAGAAAGACTTTTTTAATGATTTTAAGAAGGTTGAAAAAATAACTGAAGCTTCAGATCATCAGATCTGTAAGAAAGATAACTGGTTGAAAAAAACTGTTGAATTTCCAGAAAAGCCAATAGAGGATTTGATTTTATATGAAGAACAGACCAGACTTACAAAGCTTCTTTTTGACAGTAAAGGATCTGGCATCATCAAAGAAGAGTCTTTTCATTATTTCAAAACTGAAAATTGGGATCCTGAAATGATACGCACTGCCAGTAATATTATTAAAAATTGGAATCCTTATTAA
- a CDS encoding nucleoside-diphosphate kinase, which yields MSNITFTMIKPDAVADGHIGAILGKIAEGGFKIKALKLTQLTVADAKKFYEVHAERPFYGELVEFMSSGPIVAAVLEKDNAVEDFRTLIGSTNPADAAEGTIRKMFARSIGENAVHGSDSDENALIEAQFHFSGREIF from the coding sequence ATGTCTAACATTACATTCACTATGATTAAGCCTGATGCAGTTGCTGACGGACATATCGGTGCAATATTGGGTAAGATTGCTGAAGGAGGTTTTAAAATCAAAGCTTTAAAATTAACTCAGCTTACAGTTGCTGATGCAAAAAAATTCTATGAAGTACACGCTGAAAGACCATTTTATGGTGAATTAGTAGAATTTATGAGCTCTGGTCCTATCGTTGCTGCTGTTCTTGAAAAAGATAATGCAGTGGAGGACTTCAGAACATTAATTGGTTCTACGAACCCTGCTGATGCAGCAGAAGGTACAATCAGAAAAATGTTTGCAAGAAGCATCGGGGAAAATGCAGTTCACGGTTCAGATTCTGACGAGAATGCATTGATCGAAGCTCAGTTCCATTTTTCAGGAAGAGAGATTTTCTAA
- a CDS encoding DUF1772 domain-containing protein, protein MTTLVLLITAVLTALIGGLFYAYSCSVVLGLGKLSDAEYLKAMQSINREILNPVFFMSFIGTAILLPISVFLFRGQQPVFIFLLIAALAYLIGVFGVTVAGNVPMNDTLDKFDISTSTAEAIKQMRDNFESRWNFLNNIRTSFSVISIILVVCSCIWNREF, encoded by the coding sequence ATGACAACATTAGTATTACTCATTACTGCTGTCCTTACTGCTTTAATAGGAGGGCTTTTTTATGCATATTCTTGCTCTGTAGTCCTGGGGCTTGGAAAGCTGTCAGATGCTGAATATCTGAAGGCTATGCAAAGTATAAATCGTGAAATTTTAAATCCCGTATTCTTTATGAGTTTTATAGGAACGGCCATTCTTCTTCCGATATCGGTTTTTCTGTTTCGTGGCCAGCAGCCTGTTTTTATCTTTCTTTTGATAGCGGCATTAGCTTATCTGATAGGCGTCTTTGGAGTTACAGTAGCCGGAAATGTTCCGATGAATGATACTTTGGATAAGTTTGATATATCCACTTCAACGGCAGAGGCTATTAAACAGATGCGTGACAACTTTGAAAGCCGATGGAATTTCCTGAATAATATAAGAACGTCTTTTTCCGTGATCAGTATAATTCTGGTGGTCTGTTCCTGTATCTGGAATAGAGAATTTTAA